Proteins found in one Caloramator mitchellensis genomic segment:
- the cooS gene encoding anaerobic carbon-monoxide dehydrogenase catalytic subunit — MSDSDIKKSFSESAKRMSGDTHSFGYHLSDSGFNDPNSHEDIHNKLNVDYESIEKSPPMEEVHKWQREHIKTNDQSKEGFPLNVIIDPAMREMYQVVHNAGMTNVFDRFSQQQPIQCKFCVEGLSCQLCANGPCRISPKVPRGVCGVDAHTMVARNFMYRHVTIGTSANIFHAHQAARTLKAAGEHPESGLKIRDAEKLKKYAEMAGLDINKPSNQLAVDFANWVMDDIHSPFHTPSKTVEAFAPAKRKELWRKLDLFPGGGYSEVAYAQTRCMTNFTSDPVEFLLNSVRLGIANEYQGLFMLDILQEILMGTQEIAMKKQNMGLLKENTINIITNGHMPLLAHVVIDLASTDEWQQKARDAGADGFQILGHVCEGQQLINYQGTHNQKAYTGQEGEWLSEEYLIATGVVDLFMFDYNCTVPTLPIYAKRFGTKLVSSHPVIKLQGTETLDFIPEKMSEQAAKVLNMAIESFKNRKSENRKVYIPPHVSECMVGFSTESVKKALGGSFKPLIEQIANGNIRGIATIVGCTTARYGQGGSNIFKITKGLIENNILVLSGGCTSSVMEYTGLTNPNAADEAGEGLKSVCKQLGIPPVLTYGACVDIGKMTQTAKEIADELGVDTNKLPLVIGAPEYLEQKAVADACTAVALGWLVHIAPVPSITGSDLVVKTLTETTETLGLGKVVVEMDAEKTVKIYVDHIEKKRKELGI, encoded by the coding sequence ATGAGTGACAGCGATATAAAAAAATCATTTTCCGAAAGTGCTAAAAGAATGAGCGGAGATACTCACAGCTTTGGATATCACCTTAGTGACAGCGGATTTAACGACCCAAATTCACATGAAGATATACATAACAAGCTTAATGTAGACTATGAATCAATTGAAAAATCCCCACCTATGGAAGAAGTGCATAAATGGCAGAGGGAACATATTAAAACTAATGATCAATCAAAGGAAGGCTTTCCGTTAAACGTAATAATTGACCCTGCAATGCGTGAAATGTATCAAGTAGTTCATAATGCTGGGATGACAAACGTATTTGATAGATTCAGCCAGCAACAGCCTATACAATGTAAATTCTGTGTAGAGGGACTTTCCTGTCAGCTTTGTGCAAATGGACCATGCAGAATAAGTCCCAAGGTTCCAAGGGGAGTTTGTGGAGTAGATGCTCATACAATGGTTGCAAGAAACTTTATGTATAGACACGTTACAATAGGAACATCAGCAAATATCTTCCATGCTCATCAGGCAGCAAGAACATTAAAGGCTGCAGGAGAACACCCTGAAAGTGGACTTAAGATTAGAGATGCTGAAAAGCTTAAAAAATATGCTGAAATGGCTGGACTTGATATTAACAAACCATCAAATCAGCTTGCAGTTGATTTTGCAAACTGGGTTATGGATGATATACATTCGCCCTTCCATACTCCTTCAAAAACTGTTGAAGCCTTTGCTCCTGCAAAACGCAAAGAGCTTTGGAGAAAACTTGACCTATTCCCTGGCGGAGGCTATAGTGAGGTAGCATATGCGCAGACGAGATGTATGACAAACTTTACATCAGACCCGGTTGAATTTCTTTTAAACAGCGTAAGGCTTGGTATTGCTAACGAATATCAGGGACTTTTCATGCTGGATATATTACAGGAAATATTAATGGGAACTCAAGAAATAGCAATGAAAAAGCAAAACATGGGATTGCTAAAAGAAAATACGATAAATATTATTACAAACGGTCATATGCCTCTACTTGCTCACGTGGTAATCGACCTTGCATCAACAGATGAATGGCAGCAAAAAGCAAGGGATGCCGGCGCTGATGGATTCCAAATACTAGGTCATGTTTGCGAAGGTCAGCAGCTTATAAATTATCAAGGAACTCACAATCAAAAGGCATATACAGGACAAGAGGGAGAATGGCTGTCAGAAGAATATCTTATTGCAACAGGTGTTGTAGATCTATTTATGTTCGACTACAACTGCACGGTTCCTACCCTACCAATCTATGCTAAAAGATTTGGAACAAAGCTTGTAAGTTCACACCCTGTAATAAAGCTTCAAGGAACAGAAACTCTAGATTTTATTCCGGAAAAAATGAGCGAGCAGGCAGCTAAGGTTTTAAATATGGCAATTGAATCGTTTAAAAATAGAAAATCTGAAAACAGGAAGGTATATATACCACCTCACGTTTCAGAATGTATGGTTGGATTTAGCACTGAATCTGTGAAAAAGGCGCTTGGTGGCAGCTTCAAACCATTAATTGAACAAATTGCTAATGGTAATATTAGAGGCATTGCAACAATAGTTGGCTGCACAACAGCAAGATATGGTCAGGGAGGAAGCAATATATTTAAAATTACAAAGGGACTAATTGAAAATAATATACTTGTATTGTCAGGTGGCTGCACATCATCTGTTATGGAATACACTGGCCTTACTAATCCTAATGCTGCAGATGAAGCAGGTGAAGGTTTAAAATCTGTTTGCAAGCAGCTTGGAATACCACCTGTTCTAACCTATGGTGCTTGTGTTGACATAGGTAAGATGACACAAACAGCTAAGGAAATTGCTGACGAACTTGGAGTAGATACAAATAAACTGCCTTTAGTAATAGGTGCACCAGAATATCTAGAACAAAAAGCTGTTGCTGATGCCTGCACAGCTGTTGCCCTTGGTTGGCTTGTTCACATTGCACCAGTTCCATCAATCACAGGAAGCGATTTAGTAGTAAAGACTCTTACAGAAACAACCGAAACATTAGGGCTTGGCAAAGTTGTTGTAGAAATGGATGCTGAAAAAACTGTTAAAATATACGTTGACCATATTGAAAAAAAGCGTAAAGAATTAGGTATATAA
- the rsmI gene encoding 16S rRNA (cytidine(1402)-2'-O)-methyltransferase — MAGYIYLVATPIGNLGDITLRALEILKSVHFIAAEDTRQTLKLLNHFEIKKPLISYHEHNKYESGEKIIKRVLEGESMALVTDAGTPGISDPGEALVKMAIENDIKVFGIPGPTAFVNALIVSGLNTSRFVFEGFLPVDKKGRRERLEALLDEERTIIFYEAPHKLERTLEDLYKTFGNRKIALCRELTKKYEEIIRCTLKEAIDTFKQKKPLGEFVLILEGLSKEEKEKKMEETLSEISIEEHVKKYIEEGFSKMDAIKKVAKERNIPKSEVYKMVLDI, encoded by the coding sequence ATGGCAGGTTATATTTATCTTGTGGCAACGCCTATCGGAAATTTGGGCGATATAACATTAAGAGCGCTTGAGATATTGAAATCCGTTCATTTTATTGCAGCGGAGGATACAAGGCAAACATTAAAGCTTTTAAATCATTTTGAAATAAAGAAGCCTTTAATAAGCTATCATGAACATAATAAATACGAGAGCGGAGAAAAGATAATAAAAAGGGTTTTAGAAGGAGAGAGCATGGCACTTGTTACTGATGCTGGAACCCCTGGGATTTCTGACCCTGGAGAGGCTCTTGTCAAGATGGCAATAGAAAACGATATTAAAGTTTTTGGCATACCAGGTCCTACAGCATTTGTAAATGCTCTTATAGTTTCTGGGCTTAATACTTCTCGATTTGTATTTGAAGGTTTTTTGCCTGTTGATAAAAAGGGCAGGAGGGAAAGGCTGGAGGCTCTTTTGGATGAAGAAAGAACTATTATTTTTTATGAGGCTCCACATAAGCTTGAGAGAACATTAGAAGACCTTTACAAAACATTTGGAAATAGAAAAATTGCACTTTGCAGGGAGCTTACTAAAAAATATGAAGAAATAATAAGATGCACCTTAAAAGAGGCGATCGACACGTTTAAACAAAAAAAGCCTCTTGGTGAATTTGTGCTTATATTAGAGGGTCTTTCAAAGGAAGAAAAAGAAAAGAAAATGGAAGAAACTTTGAGCGAGATTTCGATTGAAGAACATGTAAAAAAATATATTGAAGAAGGATTTAGCAAGATGGATGCGATAAAAAAGGTTGCAAAGGAAAGAAATATTCCAAAATCTGAAGTTTACAAAATGGTGTTAGATATATAA
- a CDS encoding DUF1450 domain-containing protein translates to MAVIQFCENNFAHGTDTTVEKLRLLEGVSVEVAPCLGYCGNCAAGPYALVDGEIIEADSPDALFDKIKEMI, encoded by the coding sequence ATGGCGGTTATTCAATTCTGCGAAAATAATTTTGCACATGGCACAGATACAACTGTAGAAAAGCTAAGACTTCTTGAAGGAGTTTCAGTTGAAGTGGCACCTTGCCTTGGTTATTGCGGCAACTGTGCAGCAGGACCATATGCACTTGTTGATGGTGAAATTATCGAAGCCGATAGTCCAGATGCTCTTTTCGATAAAATAAAAGAAATGATATAA
- a CDS encoding cytochrome c biogenesis CcdA family protein, which produces MKDITFGIVFLEGVASFLSPCFLPLIPVYLAYLSGEAKDKRLVKNSISFILGFTLIFVLLGATASGVGKFLLAYRDLFDKVLGVVIIIMGLFYLDIIKSNFLMMERKVNIETQNQGFLKGFLLGVGLAFGWTPCIGPILASVLAIAASKSSMIFGIILLFIYSMGIAVPFIIMAYLIQRFNIKTNVLMKKAKIVKLITGVIMILTGIMLFTGYFERLSSYLWRL; this is translated from the coding sequence ATGAAGGATATTACATTCGGAATTGTTTTTCTAGAAGGAGTTGCGTCATTTTTGTCCCCTTGTTTTTTGCCATTGATTCCGGTATATCTTGCTTATTTATCGGGTGAGGCAAAGGATAAAAGATTAGTAAAAAACTCAATATCATTTATACTTGGATTTACTTTAATATTTGTCTTGCTTGGTGCAACAGCAAGTGGAGTTGGCAAGTTCCTGCTCGCATACAGGGATTTGTTTGATAAGGTCCTTGGAGTAGTAATCATAATAATGGGACTATTTTATCTTGATATAATAAAATCAAATTTTTTGATGATGGAAAGAAAAGTTAATATAGAAACACAGAACCAAGGCTTTTTAAAAGGTTTTTTACTTGGAGTTGGGCTTGCTTTTGGATGGACTCCATGTATAGGGCCAATTCTTGCATCGGTTCTTGCAATTGCAGCAAGCAAAAGCTCAATGATATTTGGTATAATACTTTTATTTATATATTCAATGGGAATAGCGGTTCCATTTATAATAATGGCTTATTTGATTCAAAGGTTTAACATAAAGACAAATGTATTAATGAAAAAAGCTAAAATAGTTAAACTAATTACAGGGGTTATAATGATTTTAACTGGAATAATGCTATTTACTGGATATTTTGAAAGACTATCAAGTTACTTGTGGAGGTTATAA
- a CDS encoding tRNA1(Val) (adenine(37)-N6)-methyltransferase, whose product MLKTGERVDDLQLENLRIIQNPDWFCFGIDAVLLSSFAFARKKEKVVDLGTGTGIIPLLMYGKYKPSKIIGVEIQSQVAEMARRSIELNKLEEKIEIYEGDIKDCFRTIGINSFDVVVSNPPYKKSDTGLKNPEDKKAISRHEILINLDELIFSASRLLKGYGRFYMIHRPERLKDIIVGLSNHKFALKRIRFVHPKIDKEPNMVLIEAVKAGGEFLKVEKPLFVYDENGNYTEEVLKMYNMGDR is encoded by the coding sequence ATGCTAAAAACGGGAGAAAGAGTTGATGATTTGCAACTTGAAAATTTAAGGATAATTCAAAACCCTGATTGGTTTTGCTTTGGAATAGATGCGGTTTTGTTATCTTCCTTTGCTTTTGCAAGGAAAAAGGAGAAGGTAGTGGATTTAGGAACCGGAACGGGGATAATTCCCCTTCTTATGTATGGAAAATACAAACCTAGCAAGATAATTGGAGTTGAGATACAAAGCCAAGTTGCAGAAATGGCAAGAAGAAGCATTGAGTTAAATAAATTGGAAGAAAAGATTGAAATTTATGAAGGTGACATCAAGGATTGCTTTAGAACGATTGGCATAAACTCATTTGATGTTGTTGTGTCTAATCCACCCTATAAAAAAAGCGATACGGGTCTTAAAAATCCAGAAGACAAAAAGGCAATTTCAAGGCACGAGATTCTAATTAATCTTGACGAACTCATTTTTTCTGCTTCAAGGCTTTTAAAGGGCTATGGCAGATTTTACATGATTCATCGTCCCGAAAGATTAAAAGATATTATAGTGGGGCTTAGCAACCATAAATTTGCACTAAAAAGAATTAGATTTGTGCATCCTAAGATTGATAAGGAGCCTAACATGGTTTTAATTGAAGCTGTAAAGGCTGGTGGAGAATTTTTGAAAGTAGAAAAACCGCTTTTTGTTTATGATGAAAATGGGAATTACACAGAGGAAGTTTTAAAAATGTATAATATGGGTGATAGATAG
- a CDS encoding AbrB/MazE/SpoVT family DNA-binding domain-containing protein — translation MKSTGVVRKVDELGRIVIPIELRRTLEIGEKDALEIYVDGEQIILKKYQPACIFCGDARDVINYKGKNICKVCLNELKNDR, via the coding sequence ATGAAATCAACAGGTGTTGTAAGAAAAGTAGACGAGCTAGGTAGAATAGTAATTCCAATCGAATTAAGAAGAACTTTGGAAATTGGTGAAAAGGATGCTCTTGAAATTTACGTAGATGGTGAGCAAATAATACTTAAAAAGTATCAACCAGCTTGCATATTCTGCGGAGATGCAAGGGATGTAATAAACTACAAAGGCAAAAATATTTGCAAAGTTTGCTTAAACGAATTAAAAAACGATAGATAA
- a CDS encoding HD domain-containing phosphohydrolase translates to MLTYRELPSINVDVSLKILKKKLSQILDLTNCESGRLMFFNAYQTYATCILSIPEDSLNCNKLFLIDSNKSILKKILEKREIIIADFENENIYSPLTDGAKVEVYIPVIFKESLIGCIYLSSFENKVDIDDNMLLNYEFISLIIAISMNLGLNFDKENEVNKILNNLMILNKILKEKQPYMINRGYNLASWVMEVAEKLGIDNNKKEALYFASIFLDIGNIFIDANILNKKDKLTEEEYEAVKKHVEYGFFITHDLFTSIETLKDVPYFIKHHHERYDGKGYPDGLKGEEIPLECRIIAVADAVTSMLSERAYKKAKSINEIILEINLNIGKQFDPVAADAMIQVLCKKLSTFNQIGNELMLPASIVINTEKRMITDDGFLIKEGDKHIFKSTNIDFGKEVDIAKVLTTSLFIEKQQNLIEAEVKIRYIEDYTIVIDEVKVKDSSDSFSIIWNLNAKFIKINPVEAIDVNIFKISAASTTFMVFDVEKRKHIKGEIGILQIEFDDKTTIKIPGKIVFSTTVGDHEYFKFHFVNIPESTRDELYREMFRKQIEIRRQMLK, encoded by the coding sequence ATGCTAACCTACAGAGAATTGCCCAGCATAAACGTTGATGTTTCACTAAAAATTCTCAAAAAGAAATTATCGCAGATTCTTGATTTAACAAATTGTGAATCTGGAAGGCTTATGTTTTTTAATGCTTATCAAACTTATGCAACCTGCATATTGAGCATTCCAGAAGATAGTTTAAATTGCAACAAACTATTTTTGATTGACTCAAATAAAAGCATTCTAAAAAAAATATTAGAAAAGAGAGAAATAATAATTGCAGATTTTGAAAATGAAAATATTTACTCACCTTTGACAGATGGGGCAAAGGTTGAAGTATATATTCCTGTGATATTTAAGGAAAGTTTAATTGGTTGCATATATTTGTCGTCATTTGAAAACAAAGTAGATATTGATGATAATATGCTACTTAACTATGAATTTATAAGCTTAATTATTGCCATATCTATGAATCTTGGTCTGAATTTTGACAAAGAAAACGAAGTAAATAAGATATTAAACAATCTGATGATTTTAAACAAAATACTTAAGGAAAAGCAACCTTATATGATTAATAGAGGATACAATCTTGCATCATGGGTCATGGAAGTCGCGGAAAAACTTGGAATAGATAATAATAAAAAAGAAGCATTATATTTTGCCTCAATATTTCTTGATATTGGTAATATATTTATTGATGCTAATATTTTAAATAAAAAGGATAAGCTTACAGAAGAAGAATACGAGGCTGTTAAAAAGCATGTTGAATATGGATTTTTCATAACACACGACCTATTTACAAGCATAGAAACACTAAAGGACGTTCCATACTTTATAAAGCACCACCATGAAAGATATGATGGCAAGGGGTACCCTGACGGATTAAAGGGAGAGGAAATACCATTAGAATGCAGAATTATTGCTGTGGCAGATGCAGTGACGTCGATGCTTTCTGAGAGGGCCTATAAAAAGGCAAAGAGTATAAATGAGATAATTTTGGAAATAAATCTTAACATAGGCAAACAATTTGACCCAGTGGCTGCTGATGCAATGATACAAGTTCTTTGCAAAAAGCTTAGCACCTTTAATCAAATTGGAAACGAATTAATGCTTCCTGCCAGCATTGTAATAAATACAGAAAAAAGAATGATAACGGATGATGGTTTTTTGATAAAGGAAGGAGACAAGCATATTTTTAAGTCAACAAATATTGATTTTGGAAAAGAGGTAGATATCGCAAAAGTTCTTACAACTAGCTTGTTTATCGAAAAGCAACAAAATTTAATAGAAGCAGAAGTAAAAATCCGCTATATTGAGGACTATACCATTGTTATTGATGAAGTAAAGGTAAAAGATTCTAGCGACTCGTTTAGCATAATATGGAATTTGAATGCAAAATTCATTAAAATAAACCCTGTTGAAGCAATAGATGTAAACATATTCAAAATATCTGCCGCATCAACTACTTTTATGGTTTTCGATGTGGAAAAAAGAAAGCATATAAAGGGTGAGATAGGGATATTACAAATAGAATTTGACGATAAAACAACGATTAAAATACCTGGAAAAATTGTTTTTTCGACAACTGTAGGTGACCATGAATATTTTAAATTTCACTTTGTAAATATACCTGAATCAACAAGGGATGAACTTTATCGCGAGATGTTTAGAAAACAGATTGAAATTAGAAGGCAGATGCTGAAATAG
- a CDS encoding alanine/glycine:cation symporter family protein: MDLAQIVDFLNSLVWSKALIYLCLAVGVYFSLRMRFFQVRHIKEMFKLLIGGGDSERGLSSFQAFSLAVSGRVGTGNIAGVATAIAMGGPGAVFWMWAIAFLGAGSAYVESVLAQIYKEERDGQYRGGPAYYIEKGMGMKWYAVTFAVSTMVACGLLLPGVQANSIAAGVKNAFGVTPWITGLGIVILLGLIIFGGVKRIGKAAELIVPFMAGGYILVSLIIIAVNITELPGVLALIFKSAFGMDAVFGGILGSAISWGVKRGIYSNEAGQGTGPMAAATAEVSHPAKQGFVQAFSVYVDTLFVCSATAFMILITGKYNVHNPAGGFFVENLPGIEYGPAFTQKAVETLFPSFGAAFVSIALFFFAFTTLMAYYYYSETSLAYLVNDEGKRKLYINILRVALLVSTFYGTVRTASFAWGLGDLGVGIMAWLNIIAILILQKPALETLKDYEEQKKQGLDPVFDPAKYGIKNADIWYEINKNRKVANK; encoded by the coding sequence ATGGATTTAGCTCAAATTGTTGACTTTCTAAACAGTCTTGTTTGGAGCAAAGCACTTATCTATCTATGTCTTGCTGTCGGCGTATATTTTTCGCTGAGAATGAGATTTTTCCAGGTAAGACACATTAAAGAAATGTTCAAACTCCTTATTGGCGGTGGAGACTCAGAAAGAGGTCTTTCATCATTCCAAGCCTTCTCCCTTGCAGTATCAGGTCGTGTTGGAACTGGTAATATAGCTGGTGTTGCAACAGCTATAGCAATGGGCGGTCCTGGAGCAGTTTTCTGGATGTGGGCAATTGCATTTTTAGGTGCAGGTTCAGCTTACGTTGAATCAGTTCTTGCTCAGATTTACAAAGAAGAAAGAGACGGACAATACAGAGGAGGTCCAGCATACTACATCGAAAAGGGAATGGGAATGAAGTGGTATGCAGTTACATTTGCAGTTTCAACAATGGTTGCCTGCGGTCTATTACTTCCAGGCGTTCAGGCAAACAGCATAGCTGCAGGTGTTAAGAACGCGTTTGGCGTAACTCCTTGGATTACTGGTTTAGGAATTGTTATTTTATTAGGACTTATAATTTTCGGTGGGGTTAAGAGAATAGGTAAAGCAGCAGAACTTATAGTTCCATTTATGGCTGGCGGTTATATTTTAGTTTCATTGATAATAATAGCTGTAAATATAACTGAACTTCCAGGCGTTCTTGCTCTAATTTTCAAGAGTGCATTTGGTATGGACGCTGTATTTGGTGGTATATTAGGTTCAGCTATTTCATGGGGTGTTAAGAGAGGTATATACTCAAACGAAGCTGGACAGGGAACAGGCCCAATGGCTGCTGCTACAGCTGAAGTTTCACACCCAGCAAAGCAAGGTTTCGTTCAGGCATTCTCAGTATATGTTGACACATTATTCGTATGTTCAGCAACTGCTTTCATGATTCTTATAACTGGAAAATACAATGTTCATAATCCAGCAGGCGGATTCTTTGTAGAAAACCTCCCTGGAATAGAATATGGTCCTGCATTTACTCAAAAGGCAGTTGAAACATTGTTCCCATCATTTGGTGCGGCATTCGTTTCAATAGCGCTATTCTTCTTTGCATTTACTACACTTATGGCTTACTACTACTATTCAGAAACAAGCTTAGCTTATCTTGTTAACGATGAAGGCAAGAGAAAGCTTTACATCAATATATTAAGAGTTGCTCTTCTTGTATCAACATTTTATGGAACAGTTAGAACAGCTTCATTTGCCTGGGGACTTGGAGACTTAGGTGTTGGTATAATGGCATGGCTAAATATAATAGCTATATTAATACTTCAAAAGCCAGCCCTTGAAACTCTTAAGGACTATGAAGAGCAGAAGAAGCAGGGTCTTGACCCAGTATTTGACCCAGCTAAATACGGCATAAAGAATGCAGATATATGGTATGAAATAAATAAGAACAGGAAAGTAGCTAACAAATAA
- a CDS encoding TlpA family protein disulfide reductase produces the protein MNKKSIYILIIVFLVVLLGYSFTKLGPSSGEQNIQNINEQTNQSTLEGAKDFELENLNGDKVKLSDYKGKVIVLNFFATWCPPCKAELPGFVKVVEEYKDKDVVFLFVDVGEDNSTVKGFLDENGYKFTPLMDYDGKVSDMYGVRGIPTTFIISKGFEQKEQHVGFMDEGTLKDLIDAALW, from the coding sequence ATGAACAAAAAATCAATTTATATTTTAATTATTGTTTTTCTTGTGGTGCTATTAGGATATAGCTTCACTAAGCTTGGCCCAAGTTCGGGAGAGCAAAATATACAGAATATAAATGAACAAACAAATCAGAGCACGCTTGAAGGTGCAAAGGATTTTGAACTTGAAAATTTGAATGGAGATAAAGTCAAGCTTTCAGACTACAAAGGGAAAGTCATTGTTTTAAACTTCTTTGCAACTTGGTGCCCACCTTGTAAAGCTGAACTTCCTGGATTTGTTAAGGTTGTTGAAGAGTATAAAGACAAGGATGTAGTTTTTTTATTTGTTGATGTTGGAGAAGACAATTCAACTGTAAAGGGATTTTTAGATGAAAATGGATATAAATTCACACCCCTTATGGACTATGACGGCAAGGTTTCTGATATGTATGGAGTAAGGGGAATTCCGACAACCTTCATAATCAGCAAAGGCTTTGAACAAAAAGAGCAGCATGTCGGATTCATGGATGAAGGAACCCTAAAGGATTTAATCGATGCTGCACTTTGGTGA
- a CDS encoding asparaginase: protein MKKVAIVFNGGTISMKVDPRIKAAVPTLSAQEILSMVTGIEGYAEIEPYTFSNLPGPHMTLEKMFELSKFIKELLNREDITGVVVTHGTDSLEETAYLLDLTLDSEKPVIVTGAMRNSSELGYDGPHNLAASICTAISNEAVGRGVLVCFNSELLLASEVTKANSMSLNAFQSPNAGPIGIVDSNKVIFYRDTKRKQSIEIEKIDAKVELIKAVAGMDSSYINFCIDRGIDGFVIEGMGRGNVPPLMVDGIMRAIDNNIPVVVVSRCFQGRVLDSYGYPGGGKNLRNIGVIFGDNLPGQKARIKLIVALSKTRNLDEIKKIFEMELY, encoded by the coding sequence ATGAAAAAGGTAGCAATAGTATTCAATGGTGGGACAATCTCAATGAAGGTAGACCCAAGGATTAAAGCAGCGGTTCCTACTCTTTCGGCTCAGGAGATACTTTCAATGGTTACAGGCATTGAAGGTTATGCGGAAATTGAACCCTATACGTTTTCAAATTTACCAGGTCCTCATATGACTCTTGAAAAAATGTTTGAGCTGTCTAAGTTTATAAAGGAACTTTTAAACCGCGAAGATATAACAGGGGTTGTTGTAACTCATGGGACGGATTCATTAGAAGAAACTGCTTATCTGCTTGATTTGACTCTTGATTCAGAAAAGCCGGTTATCGTTACAGGTGCTATGAGAAATAGTTCAGAGCTTGGATATGACGGTCCGCACAACCTTGCAGCTTCAATCTGCACGGCTATTTCTAATGAGGCAGTAGGAAGAGGCGTTCTTGTTTGCTTTAACAGCGAACTGCTTCTTGCAAGTGAAGTTACAAAGGCAAATTCTATGAGCCTTAACGCATTCCAATCTCCAAACGCAGGACCTATTGGAATTGTTGACAGCAATAAAGTAATATTCTATAGAGACACTAAAAGAAAACAGAGCATAGAAATTGAGAAAATTGACGCAAAAGTTGAACTTATTAAAGCAGTTGCAGGAATGGATTCAAGCTATATAAATTTCTGTATCGATAGAGGTATAGATGGATTTGTAATTGAAGGAATGGGCCGCGGAAATGTTCCACCTTTGATGGTTGATGGTATAATGAGAGCAATCGATAATAATATACCGGTTGTTGTTGTTTCAAGATGCTTTCAAGGAAGAGTTCTTGATTCCTACGGCTACCCTGGCGGAGGTAAAAACTTAAGAAACATAGGCGTTATTTTCGGCGACAATCTCCCTGGCCAAAAGGCAAGAATAAAACTTATCGTTGCACTTTCAAAAACAAGGAACCTTGATGAAATTAAAAAAATATTTGAAATGGAACTGTATTAA